TTCCAGAACCTCTGCTACGACGCCATCAGCGACGAGCGCGACACCGATCTCGCGGTGCGCCTCACGCGGGAGCTCGGCGTCGCTTCGATTCCGGTCTCGGTGTTCTATCGCGAGCCGCCCGCGCACCGCGTGCTTCGCTTCTGCTTCGCGAAGTCAGAAGAGACGCTCGCCAAGGGCGCCGAGATCCTGCGCGGTATTTAGAGGGAGGGAGGTTCAAGGAGGGAACCGCAGGTGCCCTCCTTGGCGTTCATCGGCGAGCGCCGCGCGTAGCGGCGTTCATCGGCGAGCGCCGCGCAGCGGCGACTTCAGCGCGACGTCGTCCTCCGCGAAGATGCTTGGTCGCGGAGTCAGCCAGCCGAAGAACGCCGCCGCGATCGCCGCGATCGCGTGCAGCCATACGTCGTTGCCGTAGACCGGCGCCAGCCCGAAGAGTGTGTTGAGCGCCGGCACGAGGCCCACGATCGCAAGCGCGCCGCTGATCACCGCGATGGTCTTGGCGTAGGCGCGCGAGCCGCCGGCGCTGCGCGATGCCGTGATGCCCCATGCACCCATCGCCATGTGGACGAGGTTCACGAAGTAATTCACCGGAAGAATGCCGAACAGGTAACCGTAGTAGTAGGTGAAGCGCACGTCGGGCGCCTGCTCGGGCGCGGGGGTGACGAGCGGCGAGATGAAGCCGAGCACCCCTATGGCCAGAAACACGATGCCGATAGCGAGCGCGAATGCGCGTCCAGTCACGTCGATCTCCTCGAAGGTCGGGCCGTAAGCCCTTGTCCGGCATTTGTTTGCATTTAGCGTGCCGGAAATAACCTCGACGGGAACGGGCGTTGCATCGTGAAAGACATGATTGCAGTGGCTCGAATCGGCATGTCGCTCGCGCTCGCGATGGGGCTCACCGCGTGCGATCCCTCGCAGAAGAAGCCGGAGGTGATCGAAACCGCGGTTCTGACCCAGCGCGTCGGCGATACGCCCGCAACTGTGCCCGAGGCGACCGGCTCGCCAAGCGCCGGCTCGGAACGCAGCGTGCGCCTGTTCGGTCCTGGCATCAGCCGCCAGCGCCAGACACGGATCTGAGCCGGCACCCCATCAGACTTCGAGGAGACGACATCATGAAACCCGGCAAGCGCATCACCTTCGTGGCGGCGGCCGCCGCGCTCGGACTCGCGGCGTGTACGACGCCGCCTTATTCGGACGGCTCGTATCCGCAGGCCCAATCTCAATATCCGGCCGGCCAGTACCCGGCCTATCCGCAGGCGCAGTACGCGCAGTACGGCTACGTCGAAGCGGTCGAGGTGGTGCCTGTCGAGCAGCGCAGCGGCCCGGGGATCGGCGCGATCGGCGGCGCGATTGCGGGCGGCGTGCTGGGCAACCAGATCGGCCACGGCACCGGCCGCGCGGCGGCGACGGTCGGCGGCGCGGTCGCGGGCGGCGTGATCGGCCACCAGGTCGAGCAGCGCGTGCGCGGCAACCAGGCCAACAGCCAGTACCGCTTCCGCGTGCGCATGGACGACGGCAGCTACCAGACCTTCGTCCAGGACCAGCACAACAACATCCGCGTCGGCGATCGCGTGAGAGTGGAGAACGGGCAGGTCTACGCGGGCTAGCCCCAAGCGCGAAACGAAAAACGGCACCCCCGGGTGCCGTTTTTTATCGGGATCTGACCCCGGCCTTTTCGGGGTCAGATCCCGGTTTGCTCAGAGAACTCCCGACGCGCCCCCATCCACGTTGATGCAGCATCCCGTGACGTAGCTCGCCGCATCCGACGCGAGGAACGCGATGACGTTCGCGACCTCTTCGGCTTCACCCATGCGCCCGAGCGGGACGGTCCTGCCGGTCTTCTCGTAGTGCTCGGCGACCGGGATGCCCGAGCGCGCGGCGCGCCGCTCCTGCTGCATCGACTTGATCTTGCCGACCGCGACCGCGTTCACGAGGATGTTGTCGGCGGCATATTCCTTCGACAGCGCCTTGGTGAGCGCGAGGCCCGCGGCGCGGCTGATCGTCGTCGGGAACGAGCCGGCGAACGGCTGCTTGGCCCCGACCATGTTCAGGTTGATGATGCGCCCGCCGCCCTGCTTCTTCATGTGCGGCACCGCCGCGCGCGTGGTGCGGATGTGCGCGAACACCTTGACGTCGAGGTCCTTCTGCCACGCCTCGTCGGCGACTTTCTCGAACGGGTCCTGTCCCGTGCCGCCGGCGTTGTTGACGACGATGTCGAGACGGCCGAACTCTTGCACCGTCTCGTCGATGAAACGCTCGAGGTCCCCGGGCTTGGTCGCATCGGCCACGATCGCGAGCACTTTCGCGCCCGACTTGCGAAGCTCGTCGGCGAACGCGTTCAGCACGTCGGCGCGCCGCGCGCACAGCGCGACGCTCGCGCCTTCCTCCGCGAGCCGCTTCACCGTCGCCCGCCCGATCCCTTCGCTGCCGCCCGTCACCGCGGCGACCTTGCCACGCAATCCCAGCTCCATCTGCATTTCCTCCCGAAAGTGAGTGCGGCGGATTGTGTCACAATGAAAATCCGTGAACGGGTGAACGAGTGAACGGGTAAACCCGCTCGAAACGCCCGTTCACTCATTCACCCGTTCACGCCCTTGAAAATGATCATCGCCATCCCCGACGACTACCACGGCGTCGTCACGACGCTCGACTGCATGAAGCACCTCGCGGGTCACGAGGTGCGCGTCTACACCGACGCGGCGCCGCCGTTCGAGCGCACCGTCGAGATGCTGAAGGACGCCGACATCGTCGTGCCGATCCGCGAGCGCACGAATTTCACGCGCGAGCTGATCGCGGCGCTGCCGAAGCTCAAGCTGTTCAGCCAGACCGGCCGCAGCACGCACCACATCGACGCCGCCGCGTGCACCGAGCGCGGCATCGCGATCGCGGCGGGCACGCATGCGTCGCCGTATACGGTCGCGGAGCACACCTGGGCGCTCATCCTGTCGACGCTGCGTCACATCCCCGAAGAGACCGCGCTCATGAAGCGCGGCGAGTTCCGCCGCTCGTTCAGCCTCGGGCTGCACGGCCGCACGCTCGGCATCTTCGGTCTGGGCAAGATCGGCAAGCTCGTCGCCGCGACCGGCGCCTCGTTCGGCATGCGCGTGCTCGTGTGGGGGCGCTACAACTCACTGCGAGACGCACGCGAGCTGGGGTACGAGCTCGCCGAGGACCAGCGCGACCTCTTCGCGCGCGCCGACGTGCTGAGCCTCAACGTGAGGCTGACGAAGGAGACGCGCGGTCTGGTGCAAGCCGCCGATCTCGCTTTGATGAAACCCGACGCGATGCTCGTGAACGCCGCGCGCGCCGAGCTGATCGAGCACGGCGCGCTCGCAGCGGCGCTGGCGCGCGGCCGTCCGGGCTACGCCGCGGTCGACGTCTACGAAGACGAGCCGGTGCTCGAAGGCGACCATCCGCTGCTGCGTCTGCCCAACGCGCTCTGCACGCCGCACACCGCGTGGCTCGAGCGCGACACCTACGAGCTCTATTTCGGCGAAGCGTTCGAGAACGCCGCCGCCTGGGCCGCGGGCAGGCCGGTGAAGCTCGTCAATCGGGTGGTGCTGCGTTAAACTGCGGGCTCCTACCCGCACGTCCCCCGACCGATGGCCGAATCCAAGCTGTTCGAAGGCGAGCTGCACGATGCAATGCAGCAGCTCTTCGACGAAACCATAGAAGCGATGCAGCTCGCCAAGCAGAGCCCCGACCTGGACGATCTCGCAGCGGTGTTCGCGGTCGCGCTGCTGAAGCTCGGTCTCGCGACCGGCTTCGTCGAGCAGCGCCACCCCGGCTTCGCCAAGGACGTCGAAGAGAAGCGCCAGCGCGTCATCGCCGCGCTGCAGGCCGAGCAGCAACAGCAACAACAGCAGCAGCAGCAGCAGAAACAGCAGCACTGAACCTCTTGCAAGGTGTACGCGTGAATACCGCTACCGGGCTCTCGCTGCCCATCTACCTCGACAATTCGGCGACGACTCCGCTCGATCCGCGGGTGGTCGACGCCATGCTGCCGTATCTCACCACGCATTTCGGCAATCCCGCGAGCACGACCCACGAGTTCGGCCGGATCGCCATGCACGCGGTCGAGCGCGCGCGCGCCGAAGTCGCGGCGCTGGTCAACGCCGACGAGCGCGAGATCGTGTGGACGTCCGGCGCGACCGAGTCGAACAACCTCGCGATCAAGGGCGCCGCGGCGGCGGGCACGCGCGGCAAGCGCCTCGTCACGGTGCAGACCGAGCACAAGGCGGTGCTCGACACGATGAAGGAGCTCGAGCGCGCGGGATACGAAGTCACCTACCTCGCGCCGGAGCCCAACGGCCTCGTCGACCCGCAGAAGTTCGCCGCCGCGCTCAGGCCCGACACGCAGCTTGCATCGGTGATGCTCGTCAACAACGAGATCGGCGTGATCCAGGACATCGCTGCGCTCGGCGAGGTCTGCCGCGAGCGCGGCATCGTCTTCCACGTCGACGCCGCGCAGGCGACCGGCAAGGTCGCGATCGATCTGAAGCAGCTTCCCGTCGACCTGATGTCGCTCACGGCGCACAAGACCTACGGCCCCAAAGGCATCGGAGCGCTGTACGTGCGCCGCGGCGCGCGCGTCGCGGCGCAGATGCACGGCGGCGGCCACGAGCGCGGCATGCGCTCGGGGACGCTTCCGACGCACCAGATCGTCGGCATGGGCGCGTGCTTCCGCCTGGCGCAGGAGGACATGGCCACCGAGGTGCCGCGCCTGCGCAGCTTGCGCGACCGGCTGTGGGCCGGGATCTCCGATCTCCCCGAGCTGCGCATCAACGGCGACATGGAGCGCCGCATCGCGAACAATCTCAACCTGTCGGTATCGCTGCCGGACTGCGACGCGCTCGTGACCTCGCTCACCGATATCGCGGTGTCGTCCACGTCGGCGTGCTCGTCGGGCAGCGCGATGCCTTCTCACGTGCTGCAGGCGCTCGGCGCGGAAGGCTCGAGCACGATCCGCCTGACGATCGGACGCTTCAACACCGTCGACGAGATCGATCACGCCATACGCCACCTGCGCGACAAGCTCGAAGAATGCCGGGCGCGAAAGGCGGCGTGACCGCGTAGCGTCGCCGGCACGTCTCGTGCAGCGCTCGAAGTACCCATAAGGAGCGCCGCATGAAACGAGCAAACCACGGAACCCGACTCGAAGGCACGCCCAGGAACGACGTGCCGCCCCCGCCGACCGCGCAGACCGGCAAAAACCCCAGGGACGCGCGCGAGGACGACAAGCAGCTCGAGGAGAACCGGAAGGAGCTGCACGTCGGCGAGGACCACAAGACCGAGGACATGGAGCAAGGCAACCGCGGCACTTTCCCGTAGGCCTTCGGCCCCCGTTAAGCGCCAGGGAGGGAACCTGCGGTTTCCCTCCTTGATCCTCCCTTCCCTCCAACGGCGATACCCTTGCATTGCGGGGCGACCCTAGCTACCCTCAGCGCCTCCTCCTGGAAGCGCTGAAATGGGACTCACCGCAGTAGAAAAGACGCTCGCAGCCAAGAGCGGGAAAGCGAGCGTACGCCCCGGGGACGTCGTCTTCCCCGACCCCGACTTCATCATGATCCACGACGGTGTCGTGATGGGCGCCAAGCGCGAGCTCGACGCCCTCGGCATCGACAAGCTCGCCGCGCCCGACAAGGTCGTGATGGTCACCGATCACGACGTGATCTACGGCAGCGCGCGCGCGGCCGAGCGCGGCGCCTACAACCGCAACGCGGCCCGCGCGTGGGGCGTGAAGAATTTCTACGACGTCGGCCGCGGCGGCCACGGCCACGTCTTCCCGATGGAAACCGGCATGCTGCTGCCGGGCATGTTCTATTTCGACAACGACCGCCACGCGACCAACGCCGGCGCGATCGGCGCGTTCGGTTTCCGCATGGGCACCGAGATCAGCCGCGTGCTCGCCACCGGCACCAACTGGATCATGGTGCCCAAGACCGTGCGCATCACGATCAAGGGCACGCTGCGGCCCGGCGTGCACGCGCGCGACGTCGGCTTTCGCATCGCCACGATGCTCGCGACCGGCGAGCTCGACGCCGATCTCGACTATCGCGTCCTCGAATACGCGGGCGATCTCGACCAGTTCGATCTCGCGGCGCGGGCGGCGCTGTGCTCGAGCCCGACCGAGATGCGCGCCTACGGCATCTTCGTGCCGCCGTCCGAAGCGATACTCGAGCGTGCACGGGCCCATGCGAAGCGGCCTTTCACGCCGGTATACGCGGACAAGGATGCCGAGTACGACGCCGACCTCACGCTCGATGTCTCGGCGCTCGAGCCGCAGGTCGCGAAGCCCGGCGGCGTCGAGCGTGCGGTGGACGTGGCCGAAGTCGCCGGCACCCGCATCGATCACGTCTTCCTCGGATCGTGCGGGTCGAGCTTCTTCGAGGACATGCAGACCGCCGCGCGCATGCTCGAAGGCAAACGCCTCGCACCGCACGTGCGCATGTTCGTCGCACCCGGCTCGGAGCAGTCGACGCAGCGCATGGCGCGGGAAGGACTGCTCCAGACGTTCATCGAGGCCGGCGCGGTGATGCTTCCCGCCGGCTGCGGCCCCTGCAACGACGCGGTGATCGGGCCGGTGCATTCGGGCGAGGTGTCGATTTCCACCGCGGCGAACAACAACTTCGGGCGGTTCGGCGCGAAGGATGCGCAGCTCTATCTGGGCTCGCCGGCCACCGTCGCGGCTTCGGCCATCGCGGGGGTCATCGCGGACCCGCGAACTGTTTAAAAGCAATGAACCGCCAAGGACGCAAAGGACACAAAGGAAAACCAAATCTTTTCGTAGGGTGCGTTAGCCGCGCAGCGGCGTAACGCACCGCAAAGGCATTAGCCCTTCTCGGTGCGTTACGCTACCGCTAACGCACCCTACGTTCGTATCGCTTTCCTTTGCGTCCTTTGCGGTTAAACGATTTTCAAGCTCACATGACCGACTTCCAATGGCGGCTCGAAGGCCGCTGCTACAAGCTGGGGCACGACGTGCCGCATCC
This genomic window from Burkholderiales bacterium contains:
- a CDS encoding aminotransferase class V-fold PLP-dependent enzyme, with amino-acid sequence MNTATGLSLPIYLDNSATTPLDPRVVDAMLPYLTTHFGNPASTTHEFGRIAMHAVERARAEVAALVNADEREIVWTSGATESNNLAIKGAAAAGTRGKRLVTVQTEHKAVLDTMKELERAGYEVTYLAPEPNGLVDPQKFAAALRPDTQLASVMLVNNEIGVIQDIAALGEVCRERGIVFHVDAAQATGKVAIDLKQLPVDLMSLTAHKTYGPKGIGALYVRRGARVAAQMHGGGHERGMRSGTLPTHQIVGMGACFRLAQEDMATEVPRLRSLRDRLWAGISDLPELRINGDMERRIANNLNLSVSLPDCDALVTSLTDIAVSSTSACSSGSAMPSHVLQALGAEGSSTIRLTIGRFNTVDEIDHAIRHLRDKLEECRARKAA
- a CDS encoding DUF4383 domain-containing protein is translated as MTGRAFALAIGIVFLAIGVLGFISPLVTPAPEQAPDVRFTYYYGYLFGILPVNYFVNLVHMAMGAWGITASRSAGGSRAYAKTIAVISGALAIVGLVPALNTLFGLAPVYGNDVWLHAIAAIAAAFFGWLTPRPSIFAEDDVALKSPLRGARR
- a CDS encoding aconitase family protein, which produces MGLTAVEKTLAAKSGKASVRPGDVVFPDPDFIMIHDGVVMGAKRELDALGIDKLAAPDKVVMVTDHDVIYGSARAAERGAYNRNAARAWGVKNFYDVGRGGHGHVFPMETGMLLPGMFYFDNDRHATNAGAIGAFGFRMGTEISRVLATGTNWIMVPKTVRITIKGTLRPGVHARDVGFRIATMLATGELDADLDYRVLEYAGDLDQFDLAARAALCSSPTEMRAYGIFVPPSEAILERARAHAKRPFTPVYADKDAEYDADLTLDVSALEPQVAKPGGVERAVDVAEVAGTRIDHVFLGSCGSSFFEDMQTAARMLEGKRLAPHVRMFVAPGSEQSTQRMAREGLLQTFIEAGAVMLPAGCGPCNDAVIGPVHSGEVSISTAANNNFGRFGAKDAQLYLGSPATVAASAIAGVIADPRTV
- a CDS encoding SDR family oxidoreductase, with the translated sequence MELGLRGKVAAVTGGSEGIGRATVKRLAEEGASVALCARRADVLNAFADELRKSGAKVLAIVADATKPGDLERFIDETVQEFGRLDIVVNNAGGTGQDPFEKVADEAWQKDLDVKVFAHIRTTRAAVPHMKKQGGGRIINLNMVGAKQPFAGSFPTTISRAAGLALTKALSKEYAADNILVNAVAVGKIKSMQQERRAARSGIPVAEHYEKTGRTVPLGRMGEAEEVANVIAFLASDAASYVTGCCINVDGGASGVL
- a CDS encoding glycine zipper 2TM domain-containing protein, with the translated sequence MKPGKRITFVAAAAALGLAACTTPPYSDGSYPQAQSQYPAGQYPAYPQAQYAQYGYVEAVEVVPVEQRSGPGIGAIGGAIAGGVLGNQIGHGTGRAAATVGGAVAGGVIGHQVEQRVRGNQANSQYRFRVRMDDGSYQTFVQDQHNNIRVGDRVRVENGQVYAG
- a CDS encoding D-2-hydroxyacid dehydrogenase family protein, with the translated sequence MIIAIPDDYHGVVTTLDCMKHLAGHEVRVYTDAAPPFERTVEMLKDADIVVPIRERTNFTRELIAALPKLKLFSQTGRSTHHIDAAACTERGIAIAAGTHASPYTVAEHTWALILSTLRHIPEETALMKRGEFRRSFSLGLHGRTLGIFGLGKIGKLVAATGASFGMRVLVWGRYNSLRDARELGYELAEDQRDLFARADVLSLNVRLTKETRGLVQAADLALMKPDAMLVNAARAELIEHGALAAALARGRPGYAAVDVYEDEPVLEGDHPLLRLPNALCTPHTAWLERDTYELYFGEAFENAAAWAAGRPVKLVNRVVLR